The Apium graveolens cultivar Ventura chromosome 6, ASM990537v1, whole genome shotgun sequence genome contains a region encoding:
- the LOC141667858 gene encoding glyoxylase I 4-like produces MGKEIENGEVEKILDGFSSSIKHEMPLLALNHVSYVCKSVATSVKFYEDVLGFVLVKRPSSFDFEGAWLFNHGIGIHLLEVKNAATNKGQKINPKDNHISFQCTNMDIIIQQLQTMNIEYVTAVVSEGGIMVDQLFFHDPDGYMIEICNCQNLPILPLSGLASCPIPKSTPPNKNFPTCGKMSSQGQMCREVEAAMMENLAAGMMDLYF; encoded by the exons ATGGGTAAAGAAATCGAGAATGGAGAAGTGGAGAAGATTTTAGACGGATTTTCATCATCAATAAAGCATGAGATGCCATTGTTGGCTTTGAATCATGTTTCCTACGTCTGCAAATCTGTAGCCACCTCTGTCAAATTTTACGAGGATGTGTTGGGATTTGTACTTGTCAAGCGCCCTTCTTCCTTTGACTTCGAAGGTGCATG GTTGTTCAATCATGGGATTGGCATACATTTGCTGGAAGTGAAAAATGCAGCAACGAACAAAGGCCAAAAAATAAATCCCAAAGATAACCACATTTCCTTCCAGTGCACCAACATGGACATTATAATCCAGCAACTCCAGACGATGAACATCGAATATGTGACTGCAGTGGTATCCGAAGGCGGCATAATGGTGGATCAACTGTTCTTTCATGATCCAGATGGTTACATGATTGAAATTTGCAATTGCCAGAACCTGCCTATTCTTCCTCTCTCTGGTCTTGCTTCATGCCCTATTCCAAAGTCAACTCCTCCTAACAAAAACTTTCCAACTTGTG GAAAAATGAGTTCTCAAGGGCAGATGTGCAGGGAAGTTGAGGCTGCAATGATGGAAAACTTGGCTGCGGGGATGATGGACCTTTACTTTTAA
- the LOC141667742 gene encoding beta-xylosidase/alpha-L-arabinofuranosidase 1-like: protein MAKLNFFIMFTFFIVLCDARTTPSTTSTTSTIIDKKSYGNFSGHVCDQERYSKLGMEMKDFTFCDASLSYEVRVKDLIDRMTLEEKVRQLGDTAYGVPRLGLPLYEWWSEALHGVADVGQEGSKATYFDDVVPGATSFPNVINTAASFNESLWKAIGEVVSTEARAMYNLGHAGLTFWSPNINVVRDPRWGRALETPGEDPFVVGVYGYTYVRGLQDIKGTENATDLNARPLKIGACCKHYAAYDLDLWLGANRRTFDARVHQQDMVETFQRPFEMCVKEGDVASVMCSFNEIDGIPACADRNLLTDTFRGEWNLHGYIVSDCDSVKVMFKNEQWLHDTPEDAVAQALNAGLDLDCGFYYKNYTGNAIVQGKVRETVIDNALTNLYTVLMRLGWFDGNKELESLRESDICSEKNIELATEAAREGIVLLKNANDTLPLNPHKHKTIAVVGPHANATEIMIGNYAGEPCKYTSPIDGLSMYAKVNYQMGCGDVACKNESMIYQSMEAAKDADATIVVVGLALEFEREEHDRTDLLLPGYQHQLIEQVSKLSKGPTIVVVMSGGVVDVTHARDSNHTQAMLWAGYPGQEGGRAIADVIFGKHNPGGRLPLTWYPSNYTDTLPMTSMQLRPHDGLGFPGRTYKFYNGSTVFPFGHGLSYTQFVYKLKKATRKVDIKLSKFQHCRDLNYTTGMYKPPCPAVKVEDMKCDEHIEFEVEIYNKGSRDGTETAIVYSVPPKNMEGVHIKQVVGFKSVLIHAKKSATVKFDLNVCKSFFIVNYNAYRLLPSGQHTIMIGDKVLSFPVHIKIEDH from the exons ATGGCCAAGCTTAACTTCTTCATTATGTTCACTTTCTTTATTGTTTTATGTGATGCTAGAACCACTCCTTCAACTACTTCCACTACCTCAACCATTATTGACAAAAAATCTTATGGAAATTTTAGTGGTCATGTATGTGATCAGGAAAGGTACTCCAAGCTTGGAATGGAGATGAAAGATTTCACTTTTTGTGATGCATCTTTGTCGTATGAAGTCAGGGTTAAAGATTTGATTGATCGAATGACACTCGAGGAAAAGGTGAGACAACTTGGAGACACGGCTTATGGAGTTCCAAGATTGGGGCTACCGTTGTATGAGTGGTGGTCAGAAGCTTTGCATGGTGTTGCAGATGTTGGACAAGAAGGCTCTAAAGCTACTTATTTTGATGATGTTGTGCCTGGAGCTACAAGTTTCCCTAATGTCATTAACACAGCTGCTTCTTTTAATGAGTCTCTCTGGAAAGCTATAGGAGAG GTGGTATCAACGGAGGCAAGGGCAATGTACAATCTAGGACATGCAGGATTGACATTTTGGAGTCCAAATATCAATGTAGTACGTGATCCTCGATGGGGACGAGCTCTGGAAACACCTGGGGAGGATCCTTTCGTTGTGGGAGTTTATGGTTACACATATGTTAGAGGTCTGCAGGATATTAAAGGAACTGAAAATGCCACTGACTTGAATGCCAGGCCTCTAAAAATTGGTGCTTGTTGTAAGCACTATGCCGCTTATGATCTTGATCTTTGGCTTGGAGCAAATCGAAGAACTTTTGATGCCAGG GTACATCAACAAGATATGGTTGAAACATTCCAAAGGCCATTTGAGATGTGTGTAAAAGAAGGTGATGTAGCTAGTGTTATGTGCTCATTCAACGAAATAGATGGAATTCCGGCTTGTGCTGATCGGAATTTACTTACTGATACTTTTAGAGGGGAGTGGAATCTTCATGG GTACATTGTCTCAGATTGTGATTCAGTTAAGGTAATGTTTAAAAATGAACAATGGCTTCATGATACTCCAGAGGACGCTGTTGCACAAGCTTTAAATGCAG GCCTAGATTTGGATTGCGGATTTTACTACAAGAATTACACAGGAAATGCCATTGTACAAGGGAAAGTTAGGGAAACTGTGATAGACAATGCACTCACAAATTTGTACACTGTACTTATGAGACTTGGATGGTTTGATGGAAATAAGGAACTGGAGTCTCTGAGAGAGAGTGATATTTGCAGTGAAAAAAATATTGAATTGGCAACTGAAGCAGCTAGAGAAGGAATCGTTCTTTTAAAGAATGCCAATGATACTTTACCTTTAAATCCTCATAAGCACAAAACTATTGCAGTTGTTGGACCTCATGCTAATGCTACTGAAATCATGATCGGAAATTATGCAG GTGAGCCGTGTAAATATACATCTCCCATTGATGGTCTATCAATGTATGCAAAAGTGAATTATCAAATGGGGTGCGGAGATGTTGCTTGCAAGAATGAAAGCATGATTTATCAAAGCATGGAAGCGGCAAAAGATGCAGATGCAacaattgttgttgttggtttggCCTTGGAGTTTGAGAGAGAAGAACATGATAGAACAGATCTTCTTCTTCCTGGATACCAACACCAATTAATCGAACAAGTTTCAAAGTTATCTAAAGGTCCGACTATTGTTGTAGTTATGTCTGGTGGTGTCGTTGATGTCACACACGCTAGAGATAGTAATCATACTCAAGCAATGCTATGGGCCGGTTATCCTGGTCAAGAGGGTGGTCGGGCTATTGCTGATGTTATATTCGGAAAACACAATCCAGGTGGAAGATTACCACTTACATGGTACCCAAGTAATTACACCGACACGTTGCCAATGACATCGATGCAATTAAGGCCACACGATGGCCTGGGTTTTCCGGGCAGAACTTACAAGTTTTACAATGGCTCAACCGTGTTTCCATTTGGTCACGGTCTCAGTTACACTCAATTTGTTTACAAATTGAAAAAAGCAACACGGAAGGTTGATATTAAGTTGAGCAAATTCCAACATTGCCGAGATCTGAACTATACCACTGGTATGTACAAGCCTCCATGTCCTGCAGTTAAGGTTGAAGATATGAAATGTGATGAACACATTGAGTTTGAAGTTGAGATTTATAACAAGGGAAGCAGAGATGGGACGGAAACTGCAATAGTTTATTCGGTACCACCAAAAAATATGGAGGGAGTTCATATTAAACAAGTTGTTGGATTCAAATCCGTCTTAATTCATGCCAAAAAATCCGCGACTGTCAAATTTGATCTGAATGTGTGCAAGAGCTTCTTCATTGTCAATTACAACGCTTACCGCCTGCTACCATCTGGACAACACACGATTATGATTGGAGATAAAGTATTGTCATTCCCAGTTCATATCAAAATTGAGGATCATTAG